In one window of Leifsonia sp. NPDC080035 DNA:
- a CDS encoding metallophosphoesterase, with amino-acid sequence MTDRLNILHLSDTHLYGDGRLHYGIVDTLAALDRVLARAATLEAVDVVVASGDLSDDGSAASYRLLAGRLEPWAAERGARVVYAMGNHDLPGGFEDVLGARETVTPVGGFRILTVDSTVAAAGWGRVDAGALQRLRDELATPSEHGSIVVLHHPPVPPTTGLFETLRLVDPEPLIDVCSAGDVRLILAGHYHHALVTAAGPRDIPVVVAPAVANTTDVLWPAPRERAVRGSGFAVVQLPVAGVARVHVVTAPSPDDGETVYDLDAEAVARIAADSGWHGRP; translated from the coding sequence ACACGCACCTGTATGGCGATGGCCGGCTGCACTACGGCATCGTCGACACCCTCGCCGCCCTGGACCGCGTGCTCGCCCGCGCCGCCACGCTCGAGGCGGTCGACGTTGTCGTCGCCTCGGGCGACCTGTCGGACGACGGAAGCGCCGCCTCCTACCGCCTGCTCGCCGGACGGCTGGAGCCGTGGGCGGCAGAGCGGGGCGCCCGGGTCGTCTACGCGATGGGCAACCACGACCTGCCAGGCGGCTTCGAGGACGTGCTCGGCGCGCGCGAGACGGTCACGCCGGTCGGCGGGTTCCGCATCCTCACCGTCGACAGCACCGTCGCGGCGGCCGGCTGGGGCCGGGTGGACGCCGGCGCGCTTCAACGGCTGCGGGACGAGCTCGCGACGCCGAGCGAGCACGGCAGCATCGTCGTGCTGCACCACCCGCCGGTGCCCCCGACGACCGGACTCTTCGAGACGCTGCGGCTGGTCGATCCCGAGCCGCTGATCGACGTCTGCTCGGCGGGGGATGTGCGGCTCATCCTCGCCGGTCACTACCACCACGCCCTCGTCACGGCGGCGGGTCCCCGCGACATCCCCGTCGTCGTCGCTCCCGCCGTCGCCAACACCACGGACGTGCTCTGGCCGGCGCCGCGCGAGCGCGCCGTCCGCGGCTCCGGGTTCGCCGTCGTGCAGCTGCCGGTGGCCGGCGTCGCCCGGGTGCACGTCGTCACGGCGCCATCGCCCGACGACGGCGAGACGGTCTACGACCTGGACGCGGAGGCGGTGGCGCGCATCGCCGCCGACTCCGGCTGGCACGGCCGGCCGTGA